AAGAACAGTAAAACAAACGGAGGGCAGCGTTATGGCTTTATCATTTGTAGGAACGACATTGCTATCTAAACACAATCtttcgcacacacacacaaatcagATCAAGATAAAAACGAGACTGACCTTATGTTCAGGACGATCCCAGGAGCCAGCATTCATCTGAGTAATGCGGCCCAGTTCACTAAATAGCCGGCGTTGTCCTGTGAATCGGTAGAGAATAATTATTCATTAAGTTCGTCTTGAAGTAAAACGCATGCAACTTTTACCTTAGATATGTGGTCAATGTCGAACATTTGCAGGGTAGACAGACCAACTTATCACGTGCCAATTTTATTACAGTagtgtaaaaataaaataaaaataaaaaaagatgcaGGACTAAGCAAATTGCAAATTAAATTACCTCTAGTCCAAGATGGCTGAGCGCGAATATCAAATGAATTACTAAACGCCAGCATGCATATTCTGGGATTAAAAAGAATCATTAGTAAACAATTTCCTTCTCATCAAAATTGTTAGTAATTTTTACCTAAAAAATACCACGGCGAGTACTCGCGTAGAAATCCCGATTGCGCATTCACTAACATCGACTTCATCTGTGCCGAAGGCTTCCACTATACTCATATTCCTTAGTTATCATATTGGCTAAAAACACAAGATGCAATACGAAGTAGCAGGAAAATTATTCCCGACAGTTCTGGCCCGTGAATGACTACGTAAATCTTGCGATTTCTAGTGTTTTTTCTCGTAGAACACAACGATCGATGGGCGGAAAAACTTTCGTGACAAAACTGTGGGAAGTAGATTTCGTGCAATTTGCATAGCATCTTACGTTGCTTTGAATTACAGCCACTGCTTTTACTATCTAGGCTTGTATTTTCAGATTCTGTTGAACGAAAGTTGAACTATGAACCAAAGAGGGATTAAAAGGGCAAATTGTTTTCTATAAACACGATTAACTAGTTATTAGGTCGCTATTAAAACTATCATGTTGGGTGCCCCTGATTCTGCAGCTGTTATGATTCTTTACATTAAACTAACGACAACCTTTGAAACTTTGAGAATAGTATTTCTAACAAGAAACTAAGAGTCGCCAGTCCCATCCCGATACCAAAAATAAGGAAAGCACTAGTCAAATCCGACAACTGAATAGGGACTATGCGAGATACTCGGTGGGTGGATTCCACGAAACACTGGTCGGCCCTGGGAACGCTTGGGAGAAATACCTTATAAGCCCAGAAGTTTGTCAGACCAGTCTCCCATAGGTTCGCAAGTCTGTCAAAGATTTTTTTGcccacgaaaaaaaataatacatttGTAGCTTTCTAGTAGAAATTGAAACCGCAAATCGAAAAAAATATACTTACGCTCTGCTGTGAGCATCAGTGTaagaacttttctttttaaaaagccatGAATAATATCCAGTTGAAAAGGGCAATGGCTTTGATGCTTTAAAGCGACATTGCTGATCCTTCTTGTACTGTGAACTGACGAAAGCAACAGCAAATGTTTGAACCTGCATTTCAGAAGAAACCATAGAGCAGCCAAAATGAGCACCGCATTTTAGAACCTCTGTGGTACTGCATGTCTAAATTAAGCAAAAACTTACAAACGGAAAAGCATAGCGACCAGTCTCTAATTTTTCCGAGACCTTAAAAACATCGCCAACAATGTTTTCAGGATTCTGGCGAGCACGGTCTCCAAGAACCTTAAAAACGCCTGAAGTTGCTTGCTTTAAAAGATACCAATATTAGAGGAGGATTTAACAACGCATTTGCAATAACTACTGGTACCAGTATCTGTTCTCCGATGAATGTGTCATGTCGGAGAACTATTTCAGTATCTGAACTTGCAGCCAAGTCTTCAAACGAGTCTACTGATGGTTTCGTTTTGGGAGTTGTTAATGATGAAATGACAATGCCCGTGTAGGAATTGACAAGGACCGTGGCGCATAGGACCCAAATGCCAGCCAGGAcccgaaaagaaaagtaaCTAAATGCTTCACTACCTCCTGCAAAACACATAAAAAACCTATGAAATGTTTACATAGTCGTGTTTGACTGATTTACTCTACCTTGGTTCGTCATTATGTTTATAACGTAAATCAAATGAGAGCCTAGGTAATGCAGAAGAATGTTTCTTGAAACTGGTCTTTTCGTTACGGTGCTGGTATCaatttctgtgttttttttattcttttcgaCCTGGGAAGCGTTCCATGGGTAATGTTTGTAAAAAATGGTAAACGACGTCATCAATGCGACTATAACGAGAACGCTGATAAAAATTAGCAGCCAAACCTGGAACGATGAAAGTGTAAAATGCGATTATAAACGGGCAGTGAGATACAATCGATGGAGGCATTATGTACCAGAGGTTCAAAAGGACCAATGAAAGCAAATAATCGACTTTCTTCTCCTAATCTTGGTACAACAAGCCGAAATCCATCAACCCATCCAGGGTGGGTAGTGTAGTCCAATCTCTGTACTCTATTCATAGTGAGGTAAAAGTTTTGCGCAATGCCGTCAATATCCTGTTAAAAATTAAGCGCATATAATATTGCCGTTTTAAACTGTAGTGATTATGACTCGATTACTTCATCGTGTACAACTTGATAGAACGCAGCCTCATATGTACCATATTTGTCAATAAGGGTTTGATTGATCAGAGAGAAAGAATACctatgaaaattttaaaaatggatcGTATTTTAAGAAAGATGATAAGTGAAAACAGCTTTGTAATTTTTGATCAAtgtaaaagataaatttaaGAGTCCTACTTACTGATATTTGAGTTTTGCCGCTAGCCATTTGGCGATGTTCTGTCCGGTCCCATAACTTGTGAAGGAACCATTAGGTCCCTGGAACACAAAATCGAAAGGTGGATTCTAAACGAGATAAAGAATGCCATTAAAAATTACGATTAcgatttaaataataatttcacTACAGCCATGTAAACGATCAATCGCATAAAATGTCAGATAATACGAAATTGTTAGTGGTAATTACATGAACAACGAGATAATTAAAGTGCTTGGAGCTCCAATCGTAATCGGTCGAAAAACCAACAACTGCCATCATAAGAATGATCAACAAAGTTGTGATCGACATCATGCAAATGATATGGCTTATATCTTCGAATTGCTCTTCGTTAAGTCGTACCGACGGTATGAAGTGACGATTGGTCAAGCAATGCAGCCAGAATTGCTGGTATTAGCTGTATTTATATGCACTCAATCACTTCGGAGACTATCAGAATAGAAATTAAGTTAATATTAATTTGTTTGGTTATGTCCactaccccccccccctctgtTACTTTGCAAAAGGAAACCAGGATCAAATCTTCAATGCTTTCCATACTGCGCCTCCCTTGAAATTATTTATGATTTcttaaattgaaatttgaGATCAGTAAGATGTACTTCGTAAAACGCTACACAGGCGCTTCTCTATATTTTATCCAACACTGTATATTTAAGTAGCCTTATGGGAAATTTCCTGTTGTAGCAACCAAAGTAACTGCTGGGAAAAGCAAACGCGTTGTTGATTTACGAGTAAAACGCAATATGAAAATCTACGTCTATCTTCAAATATAACGAGTTAGCGAATATTTCTAGCAACAAGGAATAGCATTACAAGATCTCCTTTGTGACAAAGATTACAAATGGTTCTCCGAAGTTCACCCTCAAATAATTTGAGGGCGACCACCGGCATCTAAATTCGAGATCGAAAACCCATCGACCAATCGACCATCAATATCTAAATCTGACTCAAATTTAGATATTCAATCAAATTCCTCTTATTCGAAGAACGGGAAATGTCAGAACAACTTGGTGCATTAACTAAAGCGTACGACGAATAGATATACGGAAAGGAATAAGCAGAACACCCACCATTCGCTACATAACACTCCTTTACCCTCTAAATTACTTAAAACCAATAAAGATGTACAAAAATGTAAGCATTACTGCAGttttcataaaaaaactaacttaAATGATATAATTATAACTTTGAGTTTTCCATAGTCTTCATGAAGCTACACTAAGCGAACATGTCCAATACAATTTTCTGTATATAACAAAAGTATTGAGGCAAAAACTTTGCATAACTAAGGCGATTAACAATGACTGACGATACAGTAACGCAAGCACAGAGGTGCCTATGCCTGTGTTATGCCTTTATCCTTCACTGGAAGGTTGATTTGAAAGACACGAtcttcaaaaaagaaaaaaaacggacgaagaaaaaaacgggTCTGACCTTATTCGGGACTGTTCCATGACGCAGAATGTGTCTGGATTCTACAGCGTAGTTTACTAACTGGCTGACAATGTCCTGTGAATTGGTGGAGATTAGTTAACCATTACGTTCCTTTTCAATTAATACGCAAGCAACTTTTACCTTCGATCTGTCATCAATGTTGAACAATTCCATGGTAGATGGGCCAAATTCTTAGGTGAAACTTTGGTTATAGCAATGACAAGAAATATGTAGAACtaagaaaattgcaaattaataACCTCTTACAGCCAACATATACAATTAGTGGACAAAAAACAAGTGGCTTTACCCTATTCATCGCATTAACTGCGCATTTCTAGCAATTATTAACCTAAGGAATTGTTTGACATGTCTAATTTTAGAGCAAAAATTCTTTAGGCCAGACACAAGATCAATCATGTATCAATTAGGgtaaaaaatgataaatttgCCAATTACCATAACACAAGGATTGCGGTTGTACTCATCTAGTATTTTcgaaacaaatgcgaaaaaagtGACTTAGTTACAGACTGGAACTGTGCTACCTTTTCTTAATTGCAGTTAAACCTTGTTGCTAGTCCTTATGGCTGCATGAGATGATAAAGCTGATTTACGTCTTCCAAACTCGAAGTCATTGCAGCAGGAATCAAATATGATCTCGGAAAATTACTTCTAGGATTAAACATCGAATATAAGCAtacttgaattttgaattattAATTCAAACATACGTTCATCTCATCGATCCGCACGTGTAAAATCGGCCAGCTCTTTTGTTGCTGGATTCTAAGACGAACTCGACAACCAACATCTGTATataaaaatcaatgaaattggaattaatttttgataaaCTTATCCTATTCAACTGATTCCCACAACACAACCTCCTTGTAAAGGACAACaacttttttatttccgtagattaaaaaataatggcgcctagcaattttctttttaatcgaGTCTAACATTTTGCCCGATAAGTTAAGAAAACTGCACTCCGCAGTAGGAGTTTAATTCTAGATTAAAAGTAATAATGGCAGATAAATATTTACagttcaaaaacaaaaaacattattaaCTAAGTTTTTCTTACATGCAATCAATGGTAGTATTGAAGGAACTCCAGCGTAGCCTACATTATTTGCCAAAGCATctgcaatgtgtgtagctgtACAATGCAACAAAGATGAAATTGATCCTGTACTGTTCACAACTATGCTGTTGTTGTGGTTCACTCATTCACAGGgttaaacattttttcaaagatttatTGTAAAATGTTTCTTGATGGAAGTTAATGAAGAATAGTTTTCCTACATTTAATATAATCAAAGTAAAGAAACTGTAAAGGATAACAGGTTGTATGATTACCTTGCTGAACAACTTTGCTTTGAGTAGCAACCCATAGACTTTTTTGTCAACCTGGTGGTTCTGGAGAATTAATTTTTCACAGCATACTAAACTGCTACATGAGTTAACAAATTAGCATGATGTGCTGGTTAAGTACACCAGGGTTAAATTATGTCATCCATCAGCTTTTTTGGTGATTATATTAATCTGTTAATGCCTCAATCATGTATCTTGGAGGTTGGTGATTCTAACACATGCTGTGCGTAACAGAGGCAAGAAACTATTAACAGCGACACTGAATGAAAAAACATACACAGTTTACTAACCTCAGTTATAGCAATACCCTTCTGTAAATTGGCAGATTATTGCTGCATAGCTTATAGTGTAAAAATGACAAACAATATTATACATTTAGACTCACTTATTTGTCATATGTTTCAGTACATACAACATTAGCCTCTTTAACAAGAAGATTCTGGAAAAGGTTTATGTTAATTTCTGTCGACAACAATAATACTGTGTTGCAGTTAGTCGAAACATTTCTTAGTTCAACTTATTAATAACGCAATTATTTTACTATTTACTGATTTCTTTAACAACAATGCCGCAAAAAACACGTGGATCACCACGTCCCGCGAAAATGCGTTTTATTCGTTGAAAGATTTTTTGCTTACACTTCAACTTTAGAAAAACGGATGTCCCTGCGACATTGCCAGATAAGGTGAAAACCAAATTAtggcaaagaagaaagaaaaaaacaaaagaaataacaaaggaaaaaaatcctCTAAAAATGCACTAGATTTAATGGATCTAAATCTTTGAAAACCTTAATTCGCGgataaagatttaaaaaacaaagaaagatttaGTCACTACAGACACTGATCAATGACATCCTTGTATGTTTTCATACCAACcgttataatttttttttcttatttcatactatgtttaaaataaaaaaacttttaaattaaTCAAATTCTAAGTAAACCAAATACTCTTGAAAGTTGAAACAGTAATCTTATTTTAGACCATTACAATGATTAGCATGTAAACAACTCTGCACCAGCGAGCAGCGAATAACATTAAAAGGCCAGAATTACTCTCTCAAAGGCGTTACCGTTAAAATTTTTAGACCCAAAAAACTATTATGAACAGATTGGCTATATCCTTAAGCTTTCCATGAAACACGTTTTGTCGTTTACAGAGAAAACAGCTAGGCTGGAGAAAAAGGGTGAAAAAAGCTAATCAATAAACCTGTGACTATTTTTTACAGAAGCAAGGTCAAGGTATTACAATTTAGATCAAttaattgaaatcatccgTTATGGAAGTTTCAAAGAGCTGCTCCCAATGAGTTTCTTTATTGAGGTGCAGTTGTTGCACTTGCAGATTCATTATGCGGACTAAGAGAAACTAACACATCTATACCGCTGGGGtctaggaaaaaaaaacacagttCAAATATATGTTAATTTAACGATGGAAATTTTTTGTAATACCTGGCGATTTTGTTCGTTGTGGCGAATTACTACGAAGATGCTCGTTTTGATCGGTAGCTAACAGTCGCTGGATAAGTAATGGTCTTCCCAAATCCCCATGCCGTTGGCCAGCAGCGGTAGCGACTGAAGCTGTTATCGCTTGATTCGCCGTAAAACTTCCCATCTGATCCACCTGAATCGAAGCATCCAGCAAAAGAGTCGGGAGACTAATACAAGGCTTAATTCACTAATTCACTTACAGTCAGTCGAAGTCTTGCAATAAAATCCTCTTGAGTGATGTTTGGATTTGAATTGTAGATCAAAGACGCTACACTAGTTAATGGAACACCAGCAACCGTTCGCCCAACCAGTGCTTCAAAAATATCCGCTATTCCAGGCATGTTCATAAACACAGCGGATTCGTTCCTCACCATATTTACGCCACGTTTCTCATTTTCGAAGTCATCCCATGCGGCCTTTCTTTCGGCCTCCGTGAGTTCTTCTTCCGACTTATTTTCTAGCAAAGAATCATGCTCGTGGTACGTTACTATCCATTCCTTTCTCTGAATGATCAACTCGGCCAAAAGACGATCTTTGGGCAAAATAGGTGTAGATCGGCGTAGATGGCTGTCAGGCTCAAATAGATACAAGTACTTTAAATCAGCCGAGTTGAAATGCCGTTCAATCTGCTGCTCGTCGACCACGCGGCAAGACAACGACAGTTTCGTgacctagaaaaaaaaatgggagattTACATTATGTTTTGAAAATGCGTTGGAAATACATATATTACTTGACGATCATAGATCTTTTCTTCCATTGTACCTTGAGCTAAGAACCGATAGATATAGCATGGCTTTTGCTGACCAAAACTGGGTAGGCAGAAGAAATGGATTGACATTTTGGATGTTATTTGGATTTCAAGCATGAAGGGGAAGGAAAATGTATGCGCTTACCGATAAACTCGGAAAATACTCTGGACATCGTGTGAAGGATTCCATGAGGCATCAAATATGATAACACGATTCGCTGCAATCAAATTGATCCCAACCCCACCGGCTTTGGTGGAGATTAGGAAGAGACGAGCTCGAAGATTCAATGGATTATTGAAAATATTGCACGTGTTGGAACGCACTTCAGATGAAGTCTGTCCGTCTATCCTAAAATAATCGTGATTGATTCGCCACCTGCTAACGGAATCCTGCGTCCACTACAAACAAAATGTGATTGGTTTAACTCTATGGAAATAAAGAAAGCGACTATCGAACTTACCTCGTTACTAGCCATACTCTTTTGACTTTTCTCTTTCCGTTCGTTTTCAATGGCGAGAAATTCTTCAATCAGATTAAGCGATACGAGGGACTGACTGAAAACGAGAACTTTGTCACCAATGAGCTCACATTGACGAAGAATGTCCATGAGAAGAACCAGTTTGCCACCAAGTTCCATTTTAGTCATGTCCACTTGGCAAAACTGCGACCACCAAGGCAACGAAGTCGTCACACCTGATTCATCGTCTGTTGCCGTTTGGTTTATACGGGCGTCATGCGCTACTGAGCTGTTAGACGTACTTGCTCTCCCTTTACAAATCAAAGCTTTGTTAGTTTTTCTGACGTGCatgatgaaaaagaagaacttaCCCGATTCCTTTTCACTGCCGATATCGAAACATGAAAGTTCATCACCGTCTTCGAAAACAGTAGGTTCTCCATGATCCTCATGGGAGTACCTCTTCTGTGTGGTATCCCCAGTTGCATCCATGTTAGTAGTCTTCAAATCACTATTGCTTTTTGTCTTGGCTTTGTTGCGATTAATTTCAGCCAAAAGCAACGCTTTCGGGTGAGTCCAAATGCGTGAGAATTCTTGGAAATCGGCAAAGAGTCCGGCTGCTTTTACACGGCTGGAATTTTTCGGACCACCTTTGACGTGATTCTCGAGATAGTACTGGTACATTTTGGTTTGCAGCTCCGACAATTTGATTGATATCACATATTCATGCTTTGGGGGTAGAAACGGGGTTAAAACTCTGTAATCAAATCGCTGAACGGAATCTAAATCAAACATTAAGAATCGGTTTTAATTGGTATTTCTAAagtgaaacaaatttttaaaaaccgcAATTGTACCTTCGAGCATCTTGTGTAACACATGTGCCCTTCGTTTCATCAGCCTTACGTCACTGTCGGTGGAATCGGCCGCCTGCCCGTTCTTGATGGGATTTGCAAAGCGATTCTTGAACTCTGTAATTGTTCCCAGGAGATTGGGTTTGACGAACTGAACCATGCAGAAATATTCCTCGAGGTTATTCTGAAGAGGTGTGCCTGTTAAGACGATGCGGCGACGGGTGGCTATTTTATTTAGCGCTTCATAGGAAGcggttttttcgttttttaaaacgtgACCTTCATCATAAACAACCAATTGTGGCCCAGGATCCACCAACGAACACGCACACAGGTCCCGTTCTTCCTGGGTCTTATCTATTTTGCTATTTTCGCTAGCTAGAAGCAGATACATGGTGTACCCTATGACCAGAACTCCTCCGCCTTTGAACCACTTGCTTAACGTTTGCACGCGGCTCgcttctttgttgttgttcttggAGTAACTAGTTGTAGTAATTTCATACACATCAACGCCTGATGTTGTCCCAAGCCATAGTTTAAACTCGTTTACCCAGTTGAGGATTGTGTTTACGGGACACAATACGAGGACACGATCCACCTAGTAAATAATCGCAAATTACTATTAAAAACTATTGCACAGTAATTTGAAAGTAAATGACAACATGAAGAAAAACATGTACCTgacaaattttgtttgttactACTGTATGTACCAAGGTAACAGCCTGTAGAGTTTTGCCCAGACCCATACAATGTGCCAGAATGCATCCAGAACCAGGATGTTGTTTGAGTCTCTCCACGGACTCAAAACAGGCATCCCACATGAATTTGACTCCTTGAACTTGATGGAGTTTTAGCTTCGTGACTAGGCTTTTATCGACGGTGACCAATTCCTTCTTGGTTACTGGATCAAAATCCAGAACTAAACTATTAGTTTGGGCGTCGGCGATGGCAGAACCACAAACAAAAGCTTCGTTATAGAATTTCTGACGTTCTGCAATGCGTTTCTTTCTGTTCTCCTCCTCTCTTGCAGCCGCTTTCGTTTCGTCCTAGTAAACACCGTAAAGAAATGAAGAGCCTTTCACCAGATAACAAATGAATCGAGTGATTACAGTTAGACTTGTATCAGCCATAATCTTCCTTATGgtctttcttccttttgaaCCACCGCTTTCGGAACGTTGGGATGTGTTCAAATCTTCATCATCTGAATTGCTGGAATTCCTTGTGTTTCCTGCGAccgctttttttgtttgcacaggTGATGCGGATTCTACTGTTGCCTCGTTAGCTGAGTCATCATCATTTCTATTGTCGGAATCTCTTTCGACAGCCGACGGACTTAAACGGATTCTTTTAAACCTATCTTCTATGTCGGATTCTGATATTTCGGTATCTGAACTCGGCTGGTTCCTacgtttcttctttcctcttctCGCGGCTTCGTTTTTAGTTTCGTGGTCTTTagggtttctttttgttttggctgCAGGATCGTTAAGAGACATGCGTAGTAATTTGTCTGTTTCGATATTAGAAATGTCCGTAGTTCCTTCACAGTCACTCGTTAGATCTACGACCTGGACTCCTTTTACTAccttttctatattttttattcCCACGTTGTCGTGTTCAACAGAATTTTGTTTCGTCGATTCCACAACCTTATCGTGTGAATCCTCATTTTCGGTTTCACACGTTAAATTATCTGTGTCCGAGTCGCTAGAAGCGAGCAAAGCCTGGCGTGCAATTTCTTCGCGATCACGAATCAAAGGCGCTGTTGAAAACTTGGGAGGGGCAATCTCTTTCGCAGTCGTTTCCATCTCAACATccgacgatgacgacgacCCCATTTCTAATATCCGGGAACGCCTTTTCATAGCACATTGCTTCTCTGGCGTTGGACTTTGTCTTGTAAACtggtcttcttttttttctgagtCTGAGTTTGAGTCTGTTTCTGCTTCACATTCGATCCGCACTAACCTCTCAATGTTCGAGGGATTTTTAATTGGAAGATCAATCTCCTGATCGTGTCTGTCTACTTTTCGTTTGTCATCTTGAACAAAGGTAATGTTCtacaggaaaaagaagattCGCTGCTTAACGAAAAGATCTATTGCAAGAAAGTATATGTCACCTACCGAATTGGGGATGCGATTAAGAAGAACGACACATTTGCATTTTAACTTCGGATCGTCCTTCACTGGTAAACAActatttcttctctttttttttccatgcaGGGAAAGCTTTAATTCAGCAAGACTGATATCTGAATCCAAAGAGTTTGATAGGTCCGAATCGGTGGAGTCTTTTAATAGGTCTCGCCTTGCCTTTTGGTTTGGATCAAGAGCTGATGGTTCAACCGAACCGAGACatttcaaatcccggatggaTGACGTCGCCGTCTTCGATTTTGAATTCTCCGGCAAAATATTGTCGCTGGTGCACTCCATCGGACTGGGATTAGATCTAATCAGCTTCGGTGTAGCTTCTTTTTTAGTCGATTTGTCGTTGACGTCTGACGATTTTTTTGTTCGTAACAGAGTTGTGTCATGTGAAGTAGCGAGATCAAGGAAACACTCCGATGGAAATGCATGTGGCGCGTCAGAAGGTGAACATTCCACGGATTCGCCAACGTGATCCTGCtcactatttctttttgtaaaattgcgaatttttaatttatttgcTTTGCCTTCTCGACGAGCTGATTCCCCCTTCGAGTTGGATTTTTCAAGTGATAGGTCAATGTCGATGTCGGTAGTAGTGCCATATTTCTTCTTAAACTTGGtgatcattttcttttccaataaCTTCATACTGAAGTTAGTTGTGGTCACAGCTTTGCGAAGCTGACGGCAGCAATCGACGACAGCGACTTTGTCAGTTTCTTTGGCAAGCCTGTCgctatttttactttttctgtCACTACCTACATTTTCTTTAGCCCAACTGCTTCTAATCTTTGTCACCAGTTTCTTACAATGATCAGCCAATTTTTCTACGTCATCTATCATGTTTGGCAACCAAACAGTCGGATCATTGGAATCAACTGCAGCCATGATTGGTCCAACGCAAGGCCTACGGATAAAGCAACCCAAACATTCAAAACACGCTAGCAAACATGCTTCTTTAACTAATACATACTTAATTGCGATCATCACCATTCTACCTAAAGCTCTTGGTGTCCAAAGAGGAAGATTGTTGCAAACCAAGCAATTCCATTTGCATTTACTGCCGGTGATTTCTGCAAAAGACGTGCGTCCTAGACAACGCCGTAGACATGTCTGAAATAGgatataaaaacaataaagtAAAGAAAGTTTCACGATTAAAGAAAGCTTTACCTTGCAAAATACATTTGAACATGTATCACATCGTATAACCGCGCAACCTTCGGCACACCAGCGGCAATATTCATCGTGTCCCTTCACATTTTTCGTAAAGGGAGAATTATCGTAAAACTCTCTGCAGGCCTATTGAGGAAGACGCATGATTAAAGGAAAAATAACATCTAGAGATAAAAAAAGACCTACACTGCACAACAACACACCCAAAACAGGATGAATTTGAATGTTTTCTGGATTACCAAGAAACAACTGACATAAACATGTTGTACACTTCAGGGAGCAATGATGGATTTGGTTAGCTAGAGAAGATAGGACATAGGACACACACATACCAATAGTATTCTTTGTCAAAAACTGTAGGCAAGATGGTAATACAAGGGTTTACCTTGTTGGTATCTCTCAAAAAAGCTGCGTTCCtcatttgtcattttttttattcccttgGCAACAAGTGATTTGTACTGATTTGGAACAGTTTTATCTGAATCTGGGATAGGATTTTCTCCCACATCCTTGACTTCCTTGAACAATTTTGAAGCTGAACCAGTATCAACTGTTAGTTTCGCACAACTGCCAGAATGATAGTAGTAGATTTTACCTGAGGAATCTTCAGACATATCTCTCTCTGAGACCTTATCCCCAGACAATGTTCGTTCAGTGACTTCATCTGCAGAAGAACTTCTAACTGAAGAATCTTCAAACAGATCAACTTCACTGGTGTAGTCTTTGTCCACTCTTAAAATGTAAACACAAAAATAGACAAttataaaaagaaactttagaaaaataatttttacctGGATTCTTTGCTCATTTCACACTTCTTAGAGAATCACCTAATAAGATATATATTTTAATGAATATGTTACATCAAAGATATGATGGCTGTGACAAAATCAAAACCTTGTGCCAGTGAACAACCTGATATAAACTTTATCAGTGACATTGAGTAAATGGTAACTCACTGTTGACATTGGCTATTATAGATGCAGGCACGTAGGTACGTCAATCGCAACAATAAACGATGACAACTGGTTATTACCCAAAATAATATCTACCACCTTTGTCGACCTCTCCTAACCCTCAACATAGACGACTTC
This genomic stretch from Daphnia magna isolate NIES linkage group LG10, ASM2063170v1.1, whole genome shotgun sequence harbors:
- the LOC116932582 gene encoding glutamate [NMDA] receptor subunit 1 isoform X2; translation: MELFNIDDRSKDIVSQLVNYAVESRHILRHGTVPNKNPPFDFVFQGPNGSFTSYGTGQNIAKWLAAKLKYQYSFSLINQTLIDKYGTYEAAFYQVVHDEDIDGIAQNFYLTMNRVQRLDYTTHPGWVDGFRLVVPRLGEESRLFAFIGPFEPLVWLLIFISVLVIVALMTSFTIFYKHYPWNASQVEKNKKNTEIDTSTVTKRPVSRNILLHYLGSHLIYVINIMTNQGGSEAFSYFSFRVLAGIWVLCATVLVNSYTGIVISSLTTPKTKPSVDSFEDLAASSDTEIVLRHDTFIGEQILQATSGVFKVLGDRARQNPENIVGDVFKVSEKLETGRYAFPFIKTFAMSFVSSQFQKDQRCRFKISKPLPLSTGYFFWLFKKNSSYTNAHSKALVELWETGLAYFWVYKLFSPTVPRADQCFVESTLKVSRRAPIQLSDLTSAFLILGIGTGLAVLSFLTELLYSRFRLYKLPSA
- the LOC116932582 gene encoding glutamate [NMDA] receptor subunit 1 isoform X3 — translated: MMSITTLLIILMMAVVGFSTDYDWSSKHFNYLVVHNPPFDFVFQGPNGSFTSYGTGQNIAKWLAAKLKYQYSFSLINQTLIDKYGTYEAAFYQVVHDEDIDGIAQNFYLTMNRVQRLDYTTHPGWVDGFRLVVPRLGEESRLFAFIGPFEPLVWLLIFISVLVIVALMTSFTIFYKHYPWNASQVEKNKKNTEIDTSTVTKRPVSRNILLHYLGSHLIYVINIMTNQGGSEAFSYFSFRVLAGIWVLCATVLVNSYTGIVISSLTTPKTKPSVDSFEDLAASSDTEIVLRHDTFIGEQILQATSGVFKVLGDRARQNPENIVGDVFKVSEKLETGRYAFPFIKTFAMSFVSSQFQKDQRCRFKISKPLPLSTGYFFWLFKKNSSYTNAHSKALVELWETGLAYFWVYKLFSPTVPRADQCFVESTLKVSRRAPIQLSDLTSAFLILGIGTGLAVLSFLTELLYSRFRLYKLPSA